The following proteins are co-located in the Citrobacter freundii ATCC 8090 = MTCC 1658 = NBRC 12681 genome:
- a CDS encoding precorrin-3B C(17)-methyltransferase yields MLSVIGIGPGSQAMMTMEAVEALQAAEIIVGYKTYTHLVKAFTGDKQVIKTGMCKEIERCQAAIELAQAGHNVALISSGDAGIYGMAGLVLELVSKQKLDVEVRLIPGMTASIAAASLLGAPLMHDFCHISLSDLLTPWPVIEKRIVAAGEADFVICFYNPRSRGREGHLARAFELLSASKSAQTPVGIVKSAGRKKQEKWLTTLGEMDFEPVDMTSLVIVGNKTTYVQDGLMITPRGYVL; encoded by the coding sequence ATGTTAAGCGTAATTGGAATTGGCCCTGGCTCGCAGGCAATGATGACCATGGAAGCCGTTGAAGCACTGCAGGCAGCGGAAATCATCGTGGGCTATAAAACCTACACCCATCTGGTAAAAGCGTTCACTGGCGACAAGCAGGTGATCAAAACCGGGATGTGCAAAGAGATTGAACGCTGTCAGGCGGCGATCGAACTGGCGCAGGCGGGGCACAACGTGGCGCTGATCAGCAGCGGTGACGCGGGGATTTACGGTATGGCCGGGCTGGTGCTCGAACTGGTCAGCAAGCAAAAGCTGGACGTTGAGGTCAGGTTAATACCAGGGATGACCGCCAGCATTGCCGCCGCCTCTTTGCTGGGGGCACCGTTGATGCACGATTTCTGCCACATCAGCTTAAGCGATCTGTTAACGCCGTGGCCGGTTATCGAAAAACGCATCGTTGCCGCCGGTGAAGCCGATTTTGTTATCTGTTTCTACAACCCGCGCAGTCGGGGGCGTGAAGGTCATCTGGCGCGCGCATTTGAGCTGTTATCTGCCAGCAAGAGCGCACAAACGCCGGTCGGTATTGTGAAGTCAGCCGGACGTAAAAAGCAGGAAAAATGGCTGACCACGCTGGGTGAAATGGATTTTGAGCCGGTTGATATGACCAGTCTTGTGATCGTGGGCAATAAAACAACCTATGTTCAGGACGGCCTGATGATCACACCACGAGGTTATGTGCTGTGA
- the cbiG gene encoding cobalt-precorrin 5A hydrolase translates to MNTVKPESIALFCLTPGGVVLAKRLAAMLPVTCFTSEKLLEEGFIPFENGFANTAREAFTNYSALIFIGATGIAVRVLAPLVNDKFCDPAVVVIDERAQHVISLLSGHAGGANALARYLAGMLGADPVITTATDVNDMAALDTLAFQLNARMSDFRSAVKIVNQMLVSNKRVGLWWDDELTQDVSHCDRRGFITVTDLNQLPELDALVCITLRTNLPELPVPHWKLVPQRVVAGIGCRRDTPFPLLAALLARQLEAQQLDPLALKAIGSITLKKDEQGLIQLASCCRVPFETFTADALREHEHRFPASSFVRKTVGTGSVSGPAAWLLSHGQLLGETLREQGVTITLGVSH, encoded by the coding sequence ATGAATACCGTAAAGCCTGAGTCAATTGCGCTTTTTTGCCTGACTCCTGGCGGCGTTGTGCTGGCGAAACGTCTGGCAGCTATGCTGCCGGTAACCTGTTTTACCAGTGAAAAGCTGCTGGAGGAGGGGTTTATTCCCTTCGAAAACGGCTTTGCGAATACCGCTCGCGAAGCGTTTACGAATTATTCGGCGCTGATTTTTATCGGGGCGACCGGCATTGCGGTGCGCGTACTGGCCCCGCTGGTCAACGACAAGTTTTGCGATCCGGCGGTGGTGGTCATTGATGAACGTGCCCAGCATGTCATCAGCCTGCTCTCCGGTCATGCGGGCGGTGCTAATGCGTTGGCTCGTTATCTGGCGGGCATGTTGGGTGCCGACCCGGTTATCACCACCGCGACGGATGTGAACGATATGGCGGCACTGGATACGCTGGCATTTCAACTGAATGCCCGAATGAGTGATTTCCGTTCGGCGGTGAAGATCGTCAATCAGATGTTGGTCAGCAATAAGCGGGTTGGGCTGTGGTGGGATGACGAACTGACGCAGGATGTCAGCCATTGCGACCGGCGCGGATTTATTACGGTCACCGATCTCAACCAACTCCCTGAACTGGATGCTTTGGTGTGCATCACCTTACGCACCAATTTACCTGAGCTGCCTGTTCCGCACTGGAAGCTGGTGCCGCAGCGGGTTGTGGCCGGAATTGGTTGTCGCCGTGATACGCCGTTCCCGCTGCTGGCTGCGCTGCTTGCCCGCCAACTCGAAGCCCAACAGCTCGATCCGCTGGCGCTAAAAGCGATTGGCAGCATCACGCTGAAAAAAGATGAACAGGGACTTATCCAACTGGCTTCATGCTGCCGCGTTCCTTTCGAAACCTTTACTGCTGACGCGCTGCGTGAGCATGAGCACCGTTTTCCGGCCTCATCGTTTGTTCGCAAAACGGTGGGTACAGGAAGCGTTTCTGGTCCTGCAGCCTGGCTGTTGAGCCACGGACAACTGTTAGGCGAGACCCTGCGAGAACAGGGCGTCACTATCACTTTGGGAGTTTCACACTGA
- a CDS encoding cobalt-precorrin-4 methyltransferase, protein MSEIFDPRSVWFVGAGPGDRELITLKGYRLLQQAQVVIYAGSLINTELLEYCPAGAECHDSAELHLEQILDLMEAGVKAGKTVVRLQTGDVSLYGSVREQGEELTKRGIDWQVVPGVSAFLGAAAELGVEYTVPEVSQSLIITRLEGRTPVPEREQLESFASHQTSMAIYLSVQRIHRVAERLIEGGYPATTPVAVIYKATWPESQTVRGTLADIGDKVRDAGIRKTALILVGNFLGSEYHYSKLYAADFSHEYRKA, encoded by the coding sequence ATGTCTGAGATTTTTGATCCCCGTAGCGTGTGGTTTGTTGGCGCAGGTCCTGGCGATCGCGAGCTGATTACCCTCAAAGGTTACCGGTTGCTGCAGCAGGCGCAGGTTGTTATCTACGCCGGATCGCTGATTAACACCGAACTGCTGGAGTATTGCCCTGCCGGTGCTGAATGTCACGACAGTGCCGAACTGCATCTGGAGCAGATCCTTGATCTGATGGAAGCCGGAGTGAAAGCGGGTAAGACCGTCGTGCGTCTGCAAACCGGCGATGTCTCGTTGTATGGTTCCGTGCGCGAGCAGGGCGAGGAGCTGACCAAACGCGGGATTGACTGGCAGGTGGTGCCCGGCGTCAGCGCGTTCCTCGGCGCGGCGGCGGAGCTGGGCGTTGAGTATACCGTGCCCGAAGTGTCACAGAGCCTGATCATTACGCGCCTGGAAGGCCGCACCCCGGTACCAGAGCGTGAACAGCTGGAGTCTTTTGCCAGCCACCAGACATCAATGGCGATATATCTTTCCGTCCAGCGTATTCATCGGGTGGCTGAGCGTCTGATTGAAGGTGGCTATCCGGCGACCACGCCCGTGGCGGTGATCTATAAAGCAACCTGGCCAGAAAGCCAGACCGTACGCGGGACCCTGGCGGATATTGGCGACAAGGTTCGCGATGCTGGCATCCGTAAAACGGCCCTTATTCTGGTCGGTAATTTCCTGGGCTCGGAGTATCACTACTCCAAACTCTATGCGGCGGACTTTAGCCATGAATACCGTAAAGCCTGA
- a CDS encoding decarboxylating cobalt-precorrin-6B (C(15))-methyltransferase, whose translation MKDELFLRGEKVPMTKEAVRALALSKLELHRASHLIDIGAGTGSVSIEAALQYPGLRVTAIERNPAALRLLDENRQHFACANIDIFPGVAPMTIAEKADAIFMGGSGGHLTDLIDWSMRQLHPAGRLVMTFILQENLNTALTHLDHLGVQGVDCLQLQVSSLTALGSGHYFKPNNPVFVIACQKEGNHV comes from the coding sequence ATGAAAGATGAGCTGTTTCTGCGTGGAGAGAAAGTGCCGATGACCAAAGAAGCGGTACGCGCACTTGCCCTCTCAAAACTTGAATTACACCGCGCCAGTCACCTGATTGATATAGGCGCCGGAACCGGCAGCGTATCGATAGAGGCGGCGTTGCAATATCCCGGATTACGTGTAACGGCCATCGAACGTAACCCGGCGGCGCTCAGGTTGTTGGATGAAAACCGCCAGCATTTTGCCTGCGCAAATATCGATATTTTTCCCGGCGTTGCTCCCATGACCATCGCGGAAAAAGCCGATGCCATTTTTATGGGCGGCAGCGGTGGTCATCTGACCGACCTGATTGACTGGTCGATGCGTCAATTGCATCCCGCAGGGCGTTTGGTGATGACATTTATCCTCCAGGAAAACCTCAACACCGCGCTAACACATCTGGACCATCTTGGCGTACAGGGAGTGGATTGCCTGCAGCTACAGGTTTCCTCGCTTACCGCGCTTGGCAGTGGTCACTATTTTAAACCGAATAACCCCGTATTTGTTATCGCCTGTCAGAAGGAAGGAAACCATGTCTGA
- a CDS encoding cobalt-precorrin-7 (C(5))-methyltransferase: MLTVVGMGPAGLHLMTPAAREAVAVADVLVGGKRHLQQFPDFAGEQFALGANIPELLSWISAHQEKHVVVLASGDPLFYGIGTRMVAHFGIENVRIIPGISAVQYLCAQSGIDMNDMWLTSSHGRSVCFDELARHNKVAMVTDALCGPREIAQQLIARGMGHRWMVIGENLAMENEKIHFLPVREVNADYDMNAVVILDER; encoded by the coding sequence ATGTTAACCGTTGTAGGGATGGGCCCCGCCGGTTTGCATTTGATGACGCCTGCGGCACGTGAAGCGGTCGCGGTGGCGGATGTTCTGGTCGGTGGAAAGCGGCATTTGCAGCAATTCCCGGATTTTGCCGGTGAACAGTTTGCTCTTGGCGCCAATATCCCGGAACTCCTGAGTTGGATTAGCGCGCACCAGGAGAAGCATGTTGTGGTTCTGGCATCTGGCGATCCGCTGTTTTACGGCATCGGGACGCGCATGGTGGCGCATTTTGGTATTGAGAATGTGCGGATTATTCCCGGCATTAGTGCGGTGCAGTACCTGTGTGCGCAGTCCGGTATTGATATGAACGATATGTGGCTGACCAGTAGCCATGGCCGCAGCGTCTGTTTTGATGAGCTGGCGCGACATAACAAGGTAGCGATGGTGACTGATGCGCTGTGTGGCCCGCGTGAAATCGCGCAGCAGCTCATTGCCCGAGGCATGGGGCATCGCTGGATGGTGATTGGCGAAAACCTGGCGATGGAAAACGAAAAGATCCATTTCCTGCCTGTGCGTGAAGTTAACGCCGACTATGACATGAATGCAGTGGTGATCCTCGATGAAAGATGA
- the cbiD gene encoding cobalt-precorrin-5B (C(1))-methyltransferase CbiD, with protein sequence MSEAFDTPVWHNGKALRKGYTTGSCATAAAKVAALMVLRQHLIHQVSIVTPSGVTLCLNVESPHIEGQQAIAAIRKDGGDDVDATHGMLIFARVTLDDSGVIALQGGEGVGTVTRKGIGLPVGSSAINRTPRQTIESAVREAIGPNRGAQIEIFAPEGEERAQKTYNSRLGILGGISIIGTTGIVTPMSEESWKRSLSLELEIKRAAGLERVVLVPGNHGERFVREQMGIDTQVVVTMSNFVGYMIEEAVRLGFRQIVLVGHPGKLVKIAAGIFHTHSHIADARMETLVAHLALLGAPLELLTLVSECDTTEAAMEHIDAYGFQHIYDHLAQRICMRVLQTLRFTKNPPTCDAIMFSFDNQVLGSNRPVAEIAEEMQC encoded by the coding sequence ATGAGCGAGGCCTTCGATACGCCGGTGTGGCACAACGGTAAAGCGCTGCGTAAAGGATATACCACGGGATCGTGCGCCACGGCGGCGGCAAAAGTGGCAGCGTTGATGGTATTGCGCCAACACCTCATCCATCAGGTTTCCATCGTCACGCCTTCCGGGGTGACGTTGTGCCTGAACGTTGAGTCGCCACATATCGAAGGGCAGCAGGCAATAGCCGCCATCCGCAAAGACGGTGGTGATGATGTGGACGCCACACATGGGATGCTGATTTTTGCGCGCGTGACGTTAGACGATAGTGGCGTGATTGCCTTACAGGGCGGTGAAGGGGTCGGTACGGTAACCCGCAAAGGGATTGGCCTACCGGTCGGCAGTTCGGCGATTAACCGTACACCTCGCCAGACCATCGAATCTGCCGTCCGCGAAGCGATTGGCCCAAATCGTGGGGCGCAGATTGAAATCTTCGCGCCAGAAGGCGAAGAACGGGCGCAAAAAACCTACAACTCCCGCCTTGGCATTCTGGGCGGCATTTCGATTATCGGCACCACGGGTATTGTCACGCCGATGTCGGAAGAGAGCTGGAAACGTTCGCTGTCGCTGGAGCTGGAAATTAAGCGGGCGGCTGGGCTGGAGCGTGTCGTACTGGTGCCGGGAAACCACGGCGAGCGTTTTGTGCGCGAGCAGATGGGTATCGACACCCAGGTTGTAGTCACCATGAGCAACTTTGTCGGCTACATGATTGAAGAAGCCGTACGTCTTGGATTCCGGCAAATTGTGCTGGTGGGACATCCCGGTAAGCTCGTCAAAATCGCGGCGGGGATCTTCCATACCCATAGCCATATTGCCGATGCCCGCATGGAAACGCTGGTGGCCCACCTCGCATTACTTGGCGCACCGCTGGAGCTGCTGACGCTGGTCAGCGAGTGCGATACCACCGAAGCGGCGATGGAACATATCGACGCATACGGTTTCCAGCACATTTATGACCATCTGGCTCAGCGCATTTGTATGCGTGTTCTGCAAACATTGCGCTTTACCAAAAATCCGCCGACCTGCGATGCCATCATGTTTTCCTTTGATAATCAGGTTCTTGGCAGTAATCGCCCGGTCGCAGAGATTGCTGAGGAGATGCAATGTTAA
- a CDS encoding cobalt-precorrin-8 methylmutase, whose product MQYIQQPQAIEAKSFDIIGEIIRETRPDYQFASPLHEAIIKRVIHTTADFDWLDILWFSSDVLEQFCAALSRSSVIYTDTTMALSGINKTLLAKFGGECRCYISDPRVVRTAKEQGITRSMAAVDIAVKEEGEKLFVFGNAPTALFRLLEHDVAVSGVVGVPVGFVGAEESKDALTQSKLPAIAALGRKGGSNVAAAIVNAMLYHMQGAR is encoded by the coding sequence ATGCAATATATCCAGCAACCCCAGGCGATTGAAGCCAAAAGTTTCGACATTATTGGCGAGATCATCCGTGAAACCCGTCCGGACTATCAGTTTGCCAGTCCGTTACATGAAGCCATTATCAAGCGGGTCATTCACACGACGGCAGATTTCGACTGGCTGGACATTCTGTGGTTTTCCAGTGATGTGCTGGAGCAGTTTTGTGCGGCGCTTAGCCGTTCGAGCGTGATTTATACCGACACCACGATGGCGCTTTCCGGGATCAATAAAACGCTGCTGGCAAAATTCGGCGGTGAATGCCGCTGTTACATCAGTGACCCGAGAGTTGTGCGTACGGCAAAAGAGCAGGGGATTACCCGGTCCATGGCTGCTGTCGACATTGCGGTGAAGGAAGAGGGGGAAAAGCTGTTTGTCTTTGGCAACGCGCCAACAGCGCTGTTTCGCCTGCTTGAGCATGATGTCGCTGTCAGCGGTGTGGTTGGCGTACCGGTCGGATTCGTTGGTGCAGAAGAGTCGAAAGATGCATTGACCCAAAGCAAGTTGCCCGCCATTGCCGCGTTAGGCCGTAAAGGGGGGAGTAATGTCGCTGCCGCTATCGTCAACGCCATGCTTTATCACATGCAGGGGGCGCGATGA
- the cbiB gene encoding adenosylcobinamide-phosphate synthase CbiB: protein MTILAWCVAWLLDFIIGDPQNWPHPVRWIGNLISAVQRIIRRYCHSDRALRIGGAVMWIVVVGLTWAASWGVLVLAKSVHPWLGWVVEVWMIFTVLAGRCLANAAQDVERPLRAGDLAASREKLSWIVGRDTSQLQPQQINRAVVETVAENTVDGIIAPLFFLLLGGAPLAMAYKAVNTLDSMVGYKHEKYRAIGMVSARLDDVANFIPARLSWLLLGVAAFLCRKDGSRALQIGWRDRYNHSSPNCAWSEASVAGALGIRLGGPNDYFGERVEKPWIGDAQRDISVDDISHTIRLMWVASTLALALFIALRWLWAGVA from the coding sequence ATGACGATCCTTGCGTGGTGTGTTGCCTGGCTGCTTGATTTTATCATCGGTGATCCGCAGAACTGGCCGCATCCGGTGCGCTGGATTGGCAATCTGATTTCTGCCGTGCAGCGAATTATTCGGCGTTATTGTCATAGCGACCGAGCGCTGCGCATTGGTGGCGCGGTGATGTGGATTGTGGTGGTTGGTCTGACCTGGGCTGCGTCCTGGGGCGTGCTGGTACTGGCAAAATCTGTTCACCCCTGGTTGGGTTGGGTGGTAGAGGTATGGATGATCTTTACCGTGCTGGCCGGGCGATGCCTGGCGAATGCCGCACAGGATGTCGAACGTCCTCTACGGGCCGGTGACCTTGCTGCGAGTCGGGAAAAACTGTCGTGGATAGTGGGGCGTGATACCTCGCAACTGCAACCGCAACAGATCAATCGTGCGGTGGTGGAAACCGTGGCTGAAAACACCGTAGACGGCATTATCGCGCCGCTGTTTTTTCTCCTTCTCGGCGGTGCGCCCCTGGCGATGGCCTACAAAGCGGTAAACACCCTTGACTCCATGGTGGGCTACAAACATGAAAAATACCGCGCTATCGGTATGGTCAGCGCGCGTCTGGACGATGTCGCGAACTTTATTCCTGCAAGACTGAGCTGGCTGCTGCTGGGCGTGGCGGCATTTTTATGCCGTAAAGACGGCTCGCGAGCTTTACAGATTGGCTGGCGCGATCGCTACAACCACAGCAGCCCAAACTGTGCGTGGTCAGAGGCATCCGTAGCCGGGGCATTAGGCATTCGTCTGGGTGGTCCTAATGACTACTTTGGCGAGCGCGTTGAGAAACCGTGGATCGGTGATGCGCAACGCGACATTTCGGTAGACGACATTTCCCATACGATTCGACTGATGTGGGTGGCATCGACGCTGGCACTGGCGCTGTTTATTGCGCTGCGGTGGCTGTGGGCCGGTGTAGCCTGA
- a CDS encoding cobyrinate a,c-diamide synthase has protein sequence MAANFHAFVLAGTGSGCGKTTVTLGLLSLLKKRGLRVQPCKVGPDYLDTGWHTAVCGTASRNLDSFMLPVPTLNALFNEQMRHADIAVIEGVMGLYDGYGTDPNYCSTAAMAKQLGCPVILLVDGKAVSTSIAATVMGFQHFDPTLNIAGVIVNRVNSETHYQLLKVAIERYCDVPVLGYVPRMDGVALPERHLGLVTARESVINQQPWQEFAATLEQTLDIDALLTLSQSTNLPAAEWPALPAADAGAGLTLAIADDEAFNFYYPDNITLLERTGLNIVRFSPLHDTCLPDCQMIWLGGGYPELHAAALARNVSMLKQLRAAHQRGVAIYAECGGLMYLGSSLEDSNGDTWLMADIIPGHSKMGKRLTRFGYCEAQAAQQTLLAAEGEVLRGHEFHYSDFTPETPAVMNCRKVRDGKTLQAWSGGWQVGNTFASYLHVHFAQRPQMLSHWLTAARSAL, from the coding sequence ATGGCGGCCAATTTTCACGCATTTGTTCTTGCAGGTACCGGAAGCGGCTGTGGTAAAACCACGGTGACGCTGGGCTTGTTGAGCTTGTTGAAAAAACGCGGTTTGCGCGTCCAGCCTTGCAAAGTGGGTCCTGATTACCTTGATACCGGCTGGCATACAGCGGTATGCGGTACCGCTTCCCGCAATCTTGATAGCTTTATGCTTCCCGTCCCCACGCTGAACGCTCTATTCAACGAGCAGATGCGACATGCAGATATCGCCGTTATTGAAGGTGTGATGGGGTTGTATGACGGCTATGGTACCGACCCAAACTACTGCAGCACCGCCGCGATGGCTAAACAGTTAGGCTGTCCGGTCATCTTACTGGTTGATGGCAAAGCCGTTTCCACCTCAATCGCCGCAACAGTAATGGGTTTTCAGCATTTTGATCCCACTCTGAACATCGCCGGCGTTATTGTTAATCGAGTTAACAGCGAAACGCATTACCAGTTACTGAAAGTCGCAATCGAACGTTACTGCGATGTACCCGTCTTAGGTTACGTACCCCGTATGGATGGTGTTGCCCTTCCCGAACGACATTTGGGTTTAGTCACCGCACGTGAGTCGGTTATCAATCAGCAACCGTGGCAGGAGTTTGCCGCGACGCTGGAGCAAACCCTTGATATTGACGCACTGCTGACATTAAGCCAGTCAACCAATCTTCCTGCTGCCGAATGGCCCGCGCTGCCTGCCGCAGATGCCGGAGCAGGGCTAACGCTTGCAATTGCCGATGACGAAGCCTTCAACTTCTACTACCCGGACAACATTACGCTGCTGGAACGTACGGGGCTTAATATTGTTCGTTTTAGCCCGTTGCACGACACCTGCTTACCCGACTGTCAGATGATCTGGTTAGGTGGTGGATATCCTGAGCTACATGCTGCGGCGCTGGCTCGCAATGTCTCGATGCTGAAGCAACTGCGAGCGGCACATCAACGTGGCGTCGCGATTTACGCAGAGTGTGGGGGGCTGATGTATCTCGGCAGTTCGCTTGAGGACAGTAACGGCGATACCTGGCTGATGGCGGATATCATTCCCGGCCACAGCAAAATGGGAAAACGTCTGACCCGATTTGGCTACTGCGAAGCGCAGGCCGCGCAGCAAACATTGTTAGCAGCAGAAGGGGAAGTGCTGCGCGGGCATGAATTCCACTATTCCGATTTTACCCCTGAAACGCCAGCGGTGATGAACTGTCGCAAAGTGCGCGATGGTAAAACGCTGCAAGCCTGGTCCGGCGGCTGGCAGGTTGGAAACACCTTTGCCAGCTATTTACACGTTCATTTTGCTCAACGTCCGCAGATGCTTAGCCACTGGCTGACAGCCGCGAGGAGCGCGCTATGA
- the pocR gene encoding transcriptional regulator PocR, translated as MISASALNSELINKIAQDFAQATSLAVVVVNIHGDEISELFNFTPFCQLMRQHPQHSTRCRMSDRCGGLEASKSDQPCIYRCHAGLTDFSIPLVIAGHLVGFVLCGQVRLSNDVGLVDILNVDDRWQADPELVNEFRNVPEMDYSRVIASADLLKLIVENCLKKQLNFVVIKDNPQQSEPVRANRSTNPHDSKMKKALRYIDAHLSDELRLEDVASHVFLSPYYFSKLFKKYQGIGFNAWVNQQRMASAKELLCHSDWSIASIARNLGFSQTSYFCKVFRQTYQVTPQAFRQQINVISRGESA; from the coding sequence ATGATTTCTGCGAGTGCCCTGAACTCAGAACTCATTAATAAAATCGCACAGGATTTTGCACAGGCCACCAGTCTGGCTGTTGTGGTTGTCAATATTCACGGTGATGAAATTTCTGAGCTTTTTAATTTCACTCCTTTTTGCCAGTTGATGCGCCAGCATCCTCAGCATAGTACGCGTTGTCGTATGAGCGACCGCTGTGGAGGGTTGGAAGCCTCTAAGTCCGATCAACCCTGCATTTATCGCTGCCATGCCGGGCTTACCGATTTCTCAATTCCGCTGGTCATCGCGGGACACCTGGTAGGGTTTGTGCTTTGTGGACAAGTACGCTTAAGTAACGATGTAGGCCTCGTTGATATTCTCAACGTCGATGACCGCTGGCAAGCCGATCCAGAGCTGGTCAACGAGTTCCGTAATGTTCCTGAGATGGACTATTCTCGAGTCATTGCCTCAGCGGATTTACTCAAGCTCATCGTCGAAAATTGCCTTAAGAAACAACTCAATTTTGTTGTTATCAAAGATAACCCGCAGCAGTCAGAGCCGGTACGCGCTAACCGCAGTACCAACCCCCATGACAGTAAAATGAAAAAAGCCCTGCGCTACATTGATGCACATTTATCAGACGAGTTGCGTCTGGAAGATGTTGCCTCTCATGTTTTCCTTAGCCCGTACTATTTCAGTAAATTGTTCAAAAAATATCAGGGTATCGGTTTTAACGCATGGGTAAACCAACAGAGAATGGCAAGTGCCAAAGAGTTGCTTTGCCACAGTGACTGGAGCATAGCCAGCATTGCGCGTAATTTAGGCTTTTCGCAAACCAGCTATTTTTGCAAAGTGTTCCGTCAAACGTATCAGGTTACGCCGCAGGCATTTCGCCAGCAAATTAATGTCATTTCACGCGGAGAGTCCGCTTAA
- the pduF gene encoding propanediol diffusion facilitator PduF, which produces MNDSLRAQCIAEFLGTGLFLFFGIGCLSALKVAGASLGLWEICIIWGLGISLAVYLTAGISGAHLNPAITIALWLFACFPGRKVLPYSVAQIAGAFGGAMLAYLLYGSLFIEYESAHQMVRGSLESLQLASIFSTYPAAALSVWQAALVEVVITSILMGMIMALTDDGNGVPKGPLAPLLIGILVAVIGASTGPLTGFAMNPARDFGPKLFAWMAGWGDVAMTGGRDIPYFFVPIVAPIIGACAGAAIYRYFIGKNLPCNSCKLEENES; this is translated from the coding sequence ATGAACGATTCACTAAGAGCGCAATGTATTGCTGAGTTTTTGGGTACCGGGCTATTTTTGTTTTTTGGTATTGGGTGCCTGAGCGCCCTTAAAGTCGCGGGTGCCAGTTTGGGATTGTGGGAGATCTGCATCATATGGGGCTTGGGGATCTCGCTTGCAGTTTACCTGACAGCCGGGATTTCTGGGGCCCATCTCAATCCCGCTATTACCATCGCACTTTGGTTGTTTGCCTGTTTTCCTGGCCGTAAAGTACTGCCTTATTCTGTCGCTCAGATAGCGGGTGCCTTTGGTGGCGCTATGCTGGCCTATTTGTTGTACGGCAGTTTATTTATTGAGTATGAATCAGCCCACCAAATGGTACGCGGCAGTCTGGAAAGCCTGCAACTTGCCAGTATTTTTAGCACGTATCCTGCCGCCGCACTGAGTGTCTGGCAGGCCGCACTGGTCGAAGTGGTGATTACCTCCATTCTGATGGGGATGATTATGGCGCTAACGGACGACGGTAACGGCGTTCCCAAAGGCCCTCTGGCACCACTGTTGATTGGTATTCTGGTTGCTGTTATCGGCGCATCAACCGGCCCACTTACCGGCTTTGCGATGAACCCGGCACGTGATTTTGGTCCTAAATTGTTTGCCTGGATGGCCGGGTGGGGTGATGTTGCGATGACCGGCGGGCGCGATATCCCTTATTTCTTCGTGCCGATTGTGGCTCCCATCATCGGCGCCTGTGCGGGCGCAGCAATTTATCGTTATTTTATTGGCAAAAATTTACCGTGTAATTCGTGTAAGTTGGAGGAAAACGAGAGCTAG
- the pduA gene encoding propanediol utilization microcompartment protein PduA — translation MQQEALGMVETKGLTAAIEAADAMVKSANVMLVGYEKIGSGLVTVIVRGDVGAVKAATDAGAAAARNVGEVKAVHVIPRPHTDVEKILPKGIS, via the coding sequence ATGCAACAAGAAGCGTTAGGAATGGTAGAAACCAAAGGCTTAACTGCAGCCATAGAGGCCGCAGATGCAATGGTGAAGTCAGCCAATGTAATGCTGGTCGGCTACGAAAAAATTGGTTCGGGGCTGGTAACAGTTATTGTCCGCGGCGATGTCGGCGCAGTCAAAGCAGCAACAGATGCCGGTGCCGCCGCAGCCCGTAATGTGGGAGAAGTGAAAGCCGTACACGTTATCCCACGCCCGCATACCGATGTAGAAAAAATCTTACCGAAGGGAATTAGCTAA